A window of Babylonia areolata isolate BAREFJ2019XMU chromosome 2, ASM4173473v1, whole genome shotgun sequence contains these coding sequences:
- the LOC143279347 gene encoding esterase OVCA2-like, with product MAESQNCDALKILCIHGYRQNAQSFRQKTGAFRKLIKKKAELVFITAPNQVPPSDTAEDSTEASDEGNGWWFSREDDYFRAQDPTGCCKGYDLSLSTILQAVKEQGPFDGILGFSQGAAMVALVLGEQEKQSEKWFQFAILVAGFKSRSSPHDALYEKKISIPTLHVFGETDKVIQKDMSEDLLQYFEDTVTLQHQGGHFIPAGGQEKKVYLEFLAKVKEQKNASST from the exons ATGGCAGAGTCACAGAACTGTGATGCTCTTAAA aTATTGTGCATCCATGGATACAG ACAGAATGCCCAGTCCTTCCGACAGAAGACGGGAGCGTTTAGAAAACTCATCAAGAAAAAGGCAGAGCTAG TGTTCATCACTGCACCAAATCAGGTCCCACCTTCAGACACTGCTGAGGACAGCACAGAGgcgtcag ATGAAGGCAATGGCTGGTGGTTCTCCCGTGAGGATGACTACTTCCGTGCCCAGGACCCCACTGGCTGCTGCAAGGGCTAtgacctgtctctgtccaccattCTGCAGGCAGTCAAAGAGCAG GGTCCATTTGATGGCATTCTAGGGTTCAGCCAGGGAGCTGCAATGGTGGCTTTGGTACTGGGTGAACAGGAGAAGCAGTCAG AAAAGTGGTTCCAGTTTGCTATCCTAGTGGCAGGATTTAAGAGCCGATCCAGTCCACACGATGCCTTGTATGAGAAGAAGATCTCCATTCCAACCTTGCATGTGTTTGGGGAGACTGACAAAGTGATTCAAAAAG ACATGAGTGAAGACCTCCTGCAGTATTTTGAAGACACCGTCACGTTACAGCACCAAGGGGGGCACTTCATCCCTGCCGGGGGACAGGAGAAAAAAGTCTACCTGGAATTCCTGGCCAAAGTGAAGGAGCAGAAGAATGCCTCTTCCACCTGA